The proteins below come from a single Bactrocera tryoni isolate S06 unplaced genomic scaffold, CSIRO_BtryS06_freeze2 scaffold_25, whole genome shotgun sequence genomic window:
- the LOC120780768 gene encoding uncharacterized protein LOC120780768, with protein sequence MEKYPDIARGFAKREKALVDSLWQQLAESLNSAGPPIKDVNGWKKIWTDWKSEVKKKLAQNKIEARATGGGPFSKYTLNQTEETIVRICGMAQSVGGVSGLSFGLEEEYLISSDDDIPSTSAKRPRLDTSIAQKPTPKETTNERLKKFLEYDKEWKQDISNKMDAILEYQKIGREIDKA encoded by the exons ATGGAGAAGTATCCCGACATCGCCAGAGGGTTTGCCAAACGCGAAAAGGCGCTTGTGGACTCCCTTTGGCAACAATTAGCAGAGTCGCTTAACAGCGCAGGCCCGCCAATAAAGGATGTGAACGGTTGGAAGAAG ATATGGACGGACTGGAAAAGCGAAGTGAAAAAGAAGTTGGCGCAGAATAAAATCGAAGCCAGAGCCACTGGTGGAGGTCCATTTTCTAAGTATACATTGAACCAAACGGAGGAAACCATTGTACGCATTTGTGGAATGGCTCAGAGTGTTGGAGGGGTTTCGGGACTATCATTTGGTCTCGAGGAAGAATATTTAATATCAAGCGATGACGATATCCCTTCAACTTCTGCAAAACGTCCTCGTCTTGACACCTCTATCGCTCAAAAACCTACGccaaaagaaacaacaaatgaGCGGCTAAAAAAGTTTCTTGAGTACGACAAAGAATGGAAGCAGGACATATCTAACAAAATGGATGCTATCCTCGAATATCAAAAAATTGGGAGGGAGATAGACAAGGCTTGA
- the LOC120780769 gene encoding uncharacterized protein LOC120780769: MMPGEKAKDESPSISAQTHFKAGLIQVLDLMIAQMNTRFIALNEVADDFAFLSGQAIVNTSVTQLTKIAADLAIKYPDDLDPHEFSSEIESFKFQATTLKSEAKDMNHLNVLEKIFDLSLEDVYPNITTALRIFLCMPVTTATCERSFRQERLANISILSIEKDTTTRLNFDKIIDLFAEAKSRKVLF; this comes from the exons ATGATGCCGGGAGAAAAAGCGAAAGATGAATCTCCATCTATAAGTGCCCAAACTCATTTCAAAGCAGGATTGATCCAAGTTCTTGATCTTATGATTGCCCAAATGAATACCCGGTTCATCGCTTTAAATGAAGTTGCCGATGATTTCGCATTTTTGAGCGGTCAAGCAATTGTGAACACCAGTGTTACTCAACTAACCAAAATAGCGGCAGATCTCGCTATCAAATATCCTGATGACTTGGATCCGCATGAATTTTCATCAGAAATTGAGAGTTTCAAATTTCAAGCAACGACGCTGAAGAGTGAAGCCAAAGACATGAACCATTTGaatgtattagaaaaaatattcgatttgtCGCTCGAGGATGTATATCCGAACATAACAACAGCACTGAGAATATTCTTATGCATGCCTGTTACGACGGCTACTTGCGAGCGTTCTTTTA GACAGGAACGGTTGGcgaatatttctattttgtcGATTGAGAAGGATACTACAACACGTCTCAATTTcgataaaataatcgatttatttGCAGAGGCGAAATCCAGAAAAGTATTATTCTGA